The following proteins are encoded in a genomic region of Desulfobacteraceae bacterium:
- a CDS encoding oxidoreductase, which produces EHFEAGYHTVHLWTLICLSLGILGPNEREYLGEDLKEVNVFHPESAA; this is translated from the coding sequence CGAGCACTTCGAGGCCGGCTACCACACGGTGCACCTGTGGACGTTGATCTGTCTGTCGCTGGGGATCCTGGGCCCCAACGAGCGCGAGTACCTCGGCGAGGACCTCAAGGAGGTCAACGTGTTTCACCCCGAATCGGCGGCGTGA
- a CDS encoding shikimate dehydrogenase, with amino-acid sequence MHDQSTGAPPGPSRIFKLFGILGNARVFASHSPALFNAALQHAGIHGAYVPLRVEADQIGAALGGLRALNVAGVNVTVPFKETAIAHLDILSEGANIIGAINTIVCKGGKLKGFNTNAVGFMNALEAAGFSPAGRPALVFGSGGAARAVVFMLKWLQAQPIYVVGRDAAKTAALVEAIGGTAMAPVDLAAPLAAALVVNATAVSSPEESSEMQRLVQGLQVADCDLLVDLNYGRRQNFWRAWARSAGARFMDGVPVLVHQARRSFALWTGVEVKPEVFLKALDLDVRALSPVAA; translated from the coding sequence ATGCACGACCAGAGCACCGGGGCGCCACCCGGCCCCAGCCGCATCTTCAAACTGTTCGGCATTCTGGGCAACGCCCGGGTGTTCGCCTCGCATTCACCCGCCCTGTTCAACGCCGCTCTGCAGCATGCGGGCATCCATGGCGCCTATGTCCCGCTGCGGGTGGAGGCCGACCAGATCGGGGCGGCCCTGGGCGGCCTGCGGGCCCTGAATGTCGCCGGGGTGAACGTCACCGTACCCTTTAAGGAAACCGCCATCGCGCATCTGGACATCCTCTCCGAGGGTGCCAATATCATCGGCGCGATCAACACCATCGTCTGCAAGGGCGGCAAGCTCAAGGGCTTCAACACCAATGCGGTGGGCTTCATGAACGCCCTGGAAGCCGCGGGATTCTCGCCGGCGGGGCGCCCGGCGCTGGTCTTCGGCAGCGGCGGGGCGGCCCGCGCGGTGGTTTTCATGCTCAAATGGCTGCAGGCCCAGCCGATCTACGTGGTCGGACGCGATGCGGCCAAGACGGCCGCACTGGTGGAGGCCATCGGCGGGACGGCGATGGCGCCGGTCGATCTGGCGGCCCCGCTGGCGGCGGCGCTCGTGGTCAACGCCACGGCGGTCTCCAGCCCCGAGGAATCCTCCGAAATGCAGCGGCTGGTCCAGGGGCTGCAAGTCGCGGATTGCGACCTGCTGGTGGACCTCAACTACGGCCGCCGGCAGAACTTCTGGCGGGCCTGGGCCCGCAGCGCCGGCGCGCGCTTCATGGACGGGGTGCCGGTTCTGGTGCACCAGGCGCGGCGCAGTTTCGCCCTCTGGACGGGCGTCGAGGTCAAACCGGAGGTGTTTCTGAAGGCCCTGGATCTGGACGTCCGGGCCCTTTCCCCTGTGGCCGCCTGA
- a CDS encoding AAA family ATPase, with product MTTPAPLPEVPVEKLRWRLDPASLPFESTAELPPLKEIIGQQRALEAFRFGINMKKPGYNVFVTGTAGSGRMSTVKKLLEEMVADDHVPDDLCYVNSFKNPERPVLLRLKGGTGAALRESVRELLETLRKQIPQLFESQEYISSKKEVMETYERKANGFLKGLDQKVREEGFSMVNIQMGQFRRPELMPIVDGNPVPIEQLEAMVEKGRFPKAEYEELQAKYTALRGQIDQIFLEVRDLQKEVQEKLEQMDRATFMKTAADLAAPIVERFNQEAIRTYLDEMLNDMGANLKIFEPQPQGQAAGMLAFMPEVDHFQPYQVNLLVDNSDQQGPPVVIEAYPTYRNIFGSIERVVDRTGVWRTDFSKIKAGSLLKANGGALVFNLLDAIVEPGVWQSLKRALKSQKLEIQTYDPFYLFTTTSLKPEAIDLDVKVVLISDNYLYQLLLTYDEDLPKIFKVRADFDTAMPKTDTSIRQFAEFVRMVGDEEKLKPFDRGAVAALVEQAVRMTGRQEKISTSFPAIRDLIREADFWAAQETAATISDRHVDRAIEARIYRANLVEEHIQEMIDRGTLMIDVSGEIVGQVNGLAVYALGDYMFGKPSRITATTAMGRAGIINIEREADMSGSTHNKGVLILSGYLRKKFAQDKPLSVSASIAFEQSYSGVDGDSASSTEIYALLSSLAEAPIRQDIAVTGSVNQKGEIQAIGGVNQKIEGFFDCCRSRGLTGAQGVMIPASNVKDLMLRKDVVAAVSEGRFQIYAVSTIDQGIEILTGVPAGPKQADGTYPDESINGRVDRKLAQLAEGLKGFGNGGDKGERGREQGAERHRARLPGIGGLIATGEAGRPGESRPPPDVRRPQGKGPGRPDPGPSETPPV from the coding sequence ATGACGACACCCGCCCCCCTTCCCGAAGTCCCGGTCGAAAAACTCCGCTGGCGCCTGGACCCGGCGTCGCTGCCCTTTGAAAGCACCGCCGAGCTGCCCCCCCTCAAAGAGATCATCGGCCAGCAGCGGGCCCTGGAGGCCTTTCGCTTCGGGATCAACATGAAAAAACCCGGCTACAACGTCTTTGTCACCGGCACCGCCGGCTCGGGGCGCATGTCGACGGTCAAGAAGCTGCTGGAGGAAATGGTCGCCGACGACCACGTGCCCGACGACCTGTGTTATGTCAACTCGTTTAAAAACCCAGAAAGGCCGGTGCTGCTGCGCCTCAAGGGGGGCACCGGGGCCGCCCTGCGGGAGAGCGTCCGCGAGCTGCTGGAAACCCTGCGCAAACAAATCCCCCAGCTCTTCGAAAGCCAGGAGTATATCAGCTCCAAGAAGGAGGTCATGGAAACCTATGAGCGCAAGGCCAACGGGTTTCTCAAGGGGCTGGACCAGAAGGTCCGGGAAGAGGGCTTTTCGATGGTCAACATCCAGATGGGGCAGTTCCGGCGCCCGGAGCTGATGCCCATCGTGGACGGCAACCCGGTGCCCATCGAGCAGTTGGAGGCGATGGTCGAAAAGGGCCGCTTTCCCAAAGCGGAGTACGAGGAGCTGCAGGCCAAGTACACCGCCCTGCGGGGTCAGATCGACCAGATCTTCCTGGAGGTGCGCGACCTGCAAAAGGAGGTCCAGGAAAAGCTGGAGCAGATGGACCGCGCCACGTTCATGAAAACCGCCGCCGATTTGGCCGCCCCGATCGTCGAACGCTTCAACCAGGAGGCGATCCGCACCTATCTCGACGAGATGCTCAACGACATGGGCGCCAACCTCAAGATCTTCGAACCCCAGCCCCAGGGGCAGGCCGCGGGCATGCTGGCCTTTATGCCCGAGGTGGACCACTTCCAGCCTTACCAGGTCAACCTGCTGGTGGACAACAGCGACCAGCAGGGGCCGCCGGTGGTGATCGAAGCCTACCCCACCTACCGCAACATCTTCGGCAGCATCGAGCGCGTGGTGGACCGCACCGGCGTCTGGCGCACCGATTTCAGCAAGATCAAGGCCGGCTCGCTGCTCAAGGCCAACGGCGGCGCCCTGGTCTTCAACCTGCTGGACGCCATCGTGGAGCCCGGGGTCTGGCAGTCCCTCAAACGGGCCCTCAAGAGTCAAAAACTCGAGATCCAGACCTACGACCCCTTCTACCTGTTCACCACCACCAGCCTCAAACCCGAAGCCATCGACCTGGATGTCAAGGTCGTCCTGATCTCCGACAATTACCTCTACCAGCTGCTGCTGACCTACGACGAGGACCTGCCGAAAATCTTCAAGGTCCGGGCGGATTTCGACACTGCGATGCCCAAGACCGACACCAGTATCCGCCAGTTTGCGGAGTTTGTCCGGATGGTCGGCGACGAGGAAAAGCTCAAGCCCTTCGACCGCGGCGCGGTGGCGGCGCTGGTGGAGCAGGCGGTCCGGATGACGGGCCGCCAGGAGAAAATATCCACCAGCTTCCCCGCCATCCGCGATCTGATCCGCGAAGCCGATTTCTGGGCCGCCCAGGAGACCGCTGCCACCATAAGCGACCGGCACGTGGACCGGGCCATCGAGGCCCGCATCTACCGCGCCAACCTGGTGGAAGAGCACATCCAAGAGATGATCGACCGCGGCACCCTGATGATCGACGTCAGCGGCGAGATCGTCGGCCAGGTCAACGGCCTGGCCGTCTATGCCCTGGGGGATTACATGTTCGGCAAGCCTTCGCGCATCACCGCGACCACGGCCATGGGCCGCGCCGGGATCATCAACATCGAGCGCGAGGCCGACATGTCCGGCAGCACCCACAACAAGGGGGTCCTGATCCTGAGCGGCTACCTGCGCAAGAAATTCGCCCAGGACAAACCCCTCTCGGTGAGCGCCAGCATCGCCTTCGAACAGTCCTACAGCGGGGTGGACGGCGACAGCGCCTCGTCCACCGAAATCTACGCCCTGCTCTCCAGCCTCGCCGAGGCCCCCATCCGGCAGGACATTGCGGTCACCGGGTCTGTCAACCAGAAAGGTGAAATCCAGGCCATCGGCGGGGTCAACCAGAAGATCGAGGGGTTTTTCGACTGCTGCCGCAGCCGCGGCCTGACCGGCGCCCAGGGGGTGATGATCCCCGCGAGCAACGTCAAGGACCTCATGCTGCGCAAGGACGTGGTGGCGGCCGTGAGCGAGGGCCGCTTCCAAATCTACGCCGTCAGCACCATCGACCAGGGAATCGAGATTCTGACCGGGGTGCCCGCAGGCCCTAAACAGGCCGACGGCACCTACCCCGATGAGAGCATCAACGGCCGGGTGGACCGTAAACTGGCGCAACTGGCCGAAGGTCTGAAGGGCTTCGGAAACGGTGGCGACAAAGGCGAACGGGGCAGAGAGCAAGGCGCCGAACGGCACCGCGCCCGCTTGCCGGGAATCGGGGGCCTGATAGCAACGGGAGAAGCGGGCCGGCCCGGGGAAAGCCGGCCACCGCCGGACGTCAGGCGGCCACAGGGGAAAGGGCCCGGACGTCCAGATCCAGGGCCTTCAGAAACACCTCCGGTTTGA
- a CDS encoding Hsp20/alpha crystallin family protein, whose protein sequence is MTELTSWKKREIDQLRKEMDRVFKRFYADFGVPAFPSQSFGLSSLELQENESAVVLRARLVGIKPAELDISISGNTLTIRGTSQSESGSQDEGHYQVEKQTRSFSRSLTLPAPVAPEEIRATCREQTLEIVMPKRTPDETYGVPLEID, encoded by the coding sequence ATGACCGAACTGACCTCATGGAAAAAACGCGAAATCGACCAACTGCGAAAGGAGATGGACCGGGTTTTCAAGCGCTTCTACGCCGACTTCGGCGTACCGGCCTTTCCCTCCCAAAGCTTCGGCCTGTCGTCCCTGGAGCTGCAGGAGAACGAGTCGGCGGTGGTTCTGCGGGCCCGGCTGGTGGGCATCAAGCCCGCCGAGCTGGACATCTCGATCAGCGGCAACACCCTCACCATCCGGGGCACGAGCCAGTCGGAGAGCGGCAGTCAGGACGAGGGCCACTACCAGGTCGAGAAGCAGACCCGGTCCTTCAGCCGCAGCCTGACCCTGCCCGCCCCGGTGGCACCCGAGGAGATCCGGGCCACCTGCCGCGAGCAGACGCTGGAGATCGTGATGCCCAAGCGCACACCCGACGAGACTTACGGGGTCCCCCTGGAAATCGATTGA
- a CDS encoding mechanosensitive ion channel, with product MQHACRVSCLMLLMILLLVGIAGGAAPSPDTAPATPEDPSQSAAGGVTSAREDVARQLEGLAQRTPLGWQWETIEKITHWGISLPAKVPELMDFLIDQGRLLGVVGSLVMLLLMLVVFYSLIGYRRVLQRVEERIHPLLARLPAGVVPYCHSALRVVVASLIPLVLLGILTAANALIRYRAPWFLLTQRLLGLWALGALLKHLLHEILVGDLLPVPSDYGQTLYRLARVGIFYVLLGLAVVWGAAAFDLPADVLALTQFAIALSIVVVGFLLLLNKKAILSLVPDLPYPIFQGFRKLLGRLYHPLVFLTFFAGLLWCLGYRQFAHFAVVRTWGLMGVFILVMLAYHLLRQRIQQQAARKDLGQEEAAVFFRALQSLLLYGIVVIMVVAASAVIGALSPLRTLMSIPLPLTQNTTISLWVLLKAGVLLASFFFLARLLEAYLDYRIYPAMGIDPGLAYALNTFFKYMIIALGVLISLHIVGLDLRVLMVFAGAIGVGIGFGLQSMAANLISGFTLIFGGTVRRGDWIQVGDTVGVVTDIFLRATRVKTRDNVEYLIPNSDFVSSTIVNFTLSSAMIRIAIPVGVSYNADPHRVRDILLHCARNEPLATQFKSPLVRFTSYGESSIDFELLVWIDARKVARRRIRSRLYFAIFAALKEAGIEIPFPQRDLHLRSGFGGPGQAPPAVAAAPGQPRGADPLPET from the coding sequence ATGCAGCACGCCTGCCGCGTTTCATGCCTGATGCTTTTAATGATCCTGCTGCTCGTCGGGATTGCCGGCGGGGCGGCGCCGTCGCCGGATACGGCCCCCGCAACGCCCGAAGACCCGTCCCAGTCGGCTGCGGGCGGGGTCACCAGCGCCCGCGAAGACGTCGCCCGGCAGTTGGAAGGGTTGGCCCAGCGCACCCCCCTGGGATGGCAGTGGGAGACCATCGAGAAAATCACCCACTGGGGGATCTCCCTGCCCGCCAAGGTTCCGGAGTTGATGGACTTTCTCATCGACCAGGGGCGGCTGCTGGGCGTTGTGGGGTCGCTGGTGATGCTGCTTCTGATGCTGGTGGTTTTTTACAGCCTGATCGGGTATCGGCGGGTGTTGCAGCGGGTGGAGGAGAGAATTCATCCGCTCCTGGCGCGCCTGCCGGCGGGGGTGGTCCCCTATTGCCATTCGGCCTTGCGGGTGGTGGTGGCCTCGCTGATTCCTCTTGTCCTGCTGGGGATCCTGACGGCGGCCAACGCACTTATCCGCTACCGGGCGCCCTGGTTTCTCCTGACCCAGCGGCTGCTGGGCCTCTGGGCATTGGGCGCTCTGCTGAAGCACCTGCTGCACGAAATTCTCGTGGGCGATCTGCTGCCGGTTCCGTCCGACTACGGCCAAACCCTCTACCGGCTTGCCCGGGTGGGCATTTTTTATGTGCTCCTGGGGCTGGCGGTGGTGTGGGGCGCGGCGGCTTTTGACCTGCCGGCGGACGTGCTGGCCCTGACCCAATTCGCCATCGCGCTGTCCATCGTTGTCGTGGGGTTTCTGCTGCTGCTGAACAAAAAGGCGATTCTCTCCCTGGTGCCCGATCTGCCGTATCCGATCTTCCAGGGGTTTCGCAAACTGCTGGGGCGCCTCTATCACCCCCTGGTTTTTTTGACCTTTTTCGCCGGCCTGCTGTGGTGCTTGGGCTACCGGCAGTTCGCGCATTTCGCGGTGGTGCGCACCTGGGGGCTGATGGGGGTCTTTATCCTGGTCATGCTGGCCTATCACCTGCTGCGCCAGCGGATTCAGCAGCAGGCCGCCCGCAAGGACCTGGGCCAGGAAGAGGCCGCGGTGTTTTTCCGGGCCTTGCAGTCCCTGCTGCTTTACGGGATCGTGGTCATCATGGTGGTGGCGGCCTCGGCCGTCATCGGGGCCCTCAGCCCGCTGCGGACCCTCATGTCGATTCCGCTGCCGTTGACCCAAAACACCACCATCTCGTTGTGGGTGCTTCTCAAGGCCGGCGTCCTGCTGGCGTCCTTCTTCTTTCTGGCGCGCCTGCTGGAGGCCTACCTGGACTACCGCATCTACCCCGCCATGGGGATCGACCCGGGGCTGGCCTACGCCCTCAACACCTTCTTCAAGTACATGATCATCGCCCTGGGGGTATTGATCTCGCTGCACATCGTGGGGCTCGACCTGCGGGTGCTGATGGTGTTCGCCGGCGCCATCGGCGTGGGCATCGGCTTCGGCCTGCAGAGCATGGCCGCCAACCTGATCAGCGGCTTCACCCTGATTTTCGGCGGCACGGTGCGGCGCGGGGACTGGATCCAGGTGGGGGATACGGTCGGGGTGGTGACCGACATCTTTTTGCGTGCCACGCGCGTCAAAACCCGGGACAACGTGGAGTACCTGATTCCCAATTCCGACTTTGTCTCCAGCACCATCGTGAACTTCACCCTCTCCTCGGCGATGATCCGGATTGCGATTCCCGTGGGGGTCTCCTATAACGCCGACCCCCACAGGGTCCGGGATATCCTGCTGCACTGCGCCCGCAACGAACCCCTGGCGACCCAATTCAAGTCTCCCCTGGTGCGGTTCACCTCTTACGGAGAGAGTTCCATCGATTTCGAGCTGCTGGTCTGGATCGATGCCCGCAAGGTGGCCCGGCGGCGGATCCGCAGCCGCCTCTATTTCGCCATATTTGCAGCCCTCAAGGAGGCCGGGATCGAAATTCCCTTTCCCCAGCGGGACCTGCACCTGCGCTCCGGATTCGGCGGCCCGGGGCAAGCCCCGCCGGCGGTTGCGGCTGCCCCCGGTCAGCCGCGGGGCGCAGATCCCCTGCCGGAGACCTGA
- a CDS encoding acyl-CoA thioesterase, producing MESYTVVRPEHLNHHGYLFGGVMLKWVDEFAWIAASLQYRGCTMVTAGMDEIQFREKVISGSILRFWVTRLDQGRSSVRFRVEVFADAPGAEAAREVFATRVTFVRVDADGRKCPLPERQNPHPERRGG from the coding sequence ATGGAAAGCTATACCGTCGTCAGGCCGGAGCACCTCAACCACCACGGCTACCTCTTCGGCGGGGTGATGCTCAAGTGGGTCGACGAGTTCGCCTGGATCGCCGCCTCCCTCCAATATCGGGGATGCACCATGGTGACCGCAGGCATGGACGAGATACAGTTCCGCGAGAAGGTGATCAGCGGCTCGATCCTGCGCTTCTGGGTCACCCGCCTGGACCAGGGGCGCTCCTCGGTGCGCTTCCGGGTGGAGGTCTTCGCCGACGCCCCGGGCGCGGAGGCAGCCAGGGAAGTCTTCGCCACCCGGGTCACCTTCGTGCGGGTGGATGCCGACGGCCGCAAATGCCCCCTGCCGGAACGGCAAAACCCCCATCCCGAGCGGCGCGGGGGCTGA